In Desulfobaccales bacterium, a genomic segment contains:
- a CDS encoding gas vesicle protein — MAIQRGARHSLESTNLADLLERILDKGIVIAGDIRINLVDVELLTIQIRLVICSVDKAKEMGMDWWVNNPAFCSRAKSQQALPEAMDRLEERLARIETSLAAGA; from the coding sequence ATGGCAATCCAACGCGGCGCTCGACATTCTCTGGAAAGTACGAATCTGGCGGATCTTCTCGAAAGGATCCTGGACAAAGGGATCGTGATCGCCGGCGATATCCGGATCAACTTGGTGGACGTCGAGTTGCTGACGATTCAGATCCGTCTCGTCATCTGTTCCGTTGACAAGGCCAAGGAAATGGGCATGGACTGGTGGGTGAACAACCCCGCTTTCTGTTCCCGGGCCAAGAGCCAGCAGGCCCTGCCGGAGGCGATGGACAGGCTCGAGGAACGCCTCGCCCGGATCGAAACTTCCCTGGCCGCCGGGGCATAA
- a CDS encoding gas vesicle protein, translated as MLGDELDEKEHISLCETLDRVLNKGAVIVGDVMISVADIDLIYLGLQVILTSVETARREEDLVL; from the coding sequence ATGCTTGGTGATGAACTGGATGAAAAGGAACATATCAGCCTTTGCGAGACCCTGGACCGGGTGCTCAACAAAGGTGCCGTGATTGTCGGTGACGTCATGATCTCCGTCGCCGACATCGATCTCATTTACCTGGGCCTGCAGGTCATTCTGACCTCCGTGGAAACGGCCCGGCGCGAGGAGGATCTGGTGCTATGA
- a CDS encoding gas vesicle protein K translates to MKMNAGSGVSDGDRFEISPLPQRVASRANRATSRRMNLDADKKKNGLAQLVLTVVKLLHELLEKQAIRRIDGGGLTDEEIERLGFTLMRQSEEIAKIAREFGLESDDLNLDLGPLGKLL, encoded by the coding sequence ATGAAGATGAACGCAGGTTCCGGGGTTTCTGATGGGGACAGATTTGAAATCAGCCCCCTCCCCCAAAGGGTTGCGTCGCGGGCGAATCGGGCCACGTCCCGGCGCATGAACCTAGATGCGGATAAGAAAAAAAACGGTCTGGCCCAGCTTGTTCTGACCGTCGTCAAGCTCCTCCATGAACTCCTGGAAAAACAGGCGATCCGCAGGATTGACGGGGGAGGCCTTACGGATGAAGAGATTGAGCGTCTCGGTTTTACGTTGATGCGCCAGTCCGAGGAGATCGCGAAGATCGCCCGCGAATTCGGTCTCGAAAGCGATGATTTGAATCTGGATTTGGGACCTTTGGGAAAATTGTTATAG